The nucleotide sequence GTGTGTATTGGAAAATTCAAAGAATGCTTTTTTTACAATTTCCTTAAGCTCTTCATCCGGATCCATCCTGAAATATAAGTACGGTATTTCATCACCATCATAAAGAGCACGCCGGAAAAAAACTGACATTATCTCATCTTCCTCCATCAGTCTCAGGAATGTCCTTTCAAATGTCGTTTTTCTTATAATGATATTCAGAAGTATCGTTTCGTCATCAAAAACTCCTACCGTATGAACGGAATTCGGTGCGGAAATGCATATGTCTCCCTTTGTCATCTTAAGTTCATTTTTTTCATAGATATTTGAACAGGATCCATTGATAAGGTATATAAGCTCAAAGAATTCATGTTTATGGCTATACTCCGGCAGGTAGCGCAAATGCCTGACAAAAGAACAGTCAAGATTCTCTGATATCAGTGTTTCTTCTGTAATGAACTGTTCAATCTCCACAGACGGATGCACTGAAAAAGCTTTTCCAAGAAGCCCGGAGTCATTGTTCCCTGATTTCCTGCTGTAATAGTGCTCTTTAAGCATTTCCTCTGTTTTATTCAGTTTTATGATTTCGTCAAAAAAATTTTCCATAGGTCTTATTATAATCCTATCTTCACATGTCGTAAATGATACTTTTTCTGGTCGTAAATCTATATGGCAGCTATTCCGCTTTACAATTATCATATCCAATATAGCAAATGTCATTGGGCAAAATAAGAACAGTTACACAGATTCTTAGATTGGAGGGTCACTAATTATGGAACACGTTAATTCTATTTCTTACTCATCAGATATTGATGAAAATAAAAGCAGCAGACATAAGCTGACTTTATCAGAAAAGCTCTCTTACGGTCTTGGGGATTTTCCGGAAGCTGCAAATTCTATCCTTGCAGCATTCCTTACAATGTTTTATACGGATAACATAGGTATGGCAGCAGGTGCAGTCGGAACGATGTTCCTTATCTCTAAACTTTTCGACGGCATATCTGATATCCTGGCAGGCATCCTTATCGACAAGACCAGAACAAAATGGGGAAAGGCAAGACCCTGGCTTTTATGGCTCTCTGTTCCTACCGGTCTTGCCCTTGCGCTTATATTTTTCATTCCAAAAAACGGTTCGGATATGGTCAGGCTTGTATATGCCTTCTTAACCTATAATCTTTATACGGCGTGTCTTTTCACCATTGTCGGCATAGCAAGGAGCTCTCTTCTTGCCCTCATGACCCAGGATATGAAAGAAAGGAGCTCCATGGCTGCTTTCGGTATGTTCTTTGGTCTTGGGACTACAATTCTCG is from Lachnospiraceae bacterium C1.1 and encodes:
- a CDS encoding AraC family transcriptional regulator codes for the protein MENFFDEIIKLNKTEEMLKEHYYSRKSGNNDSGLLGKAFSVHPSVEIEQFITEETLISENLDCSFVRHLRYLPEYSHKHEFFELIYLINGSCSNIYEKNELKMTKGDICISAPNSVHTVGVFDDETILLNIIIRKTTFERTFLRLMEEDEIMSVFFRRALYDGDEIPYLYFRMDPDEELKEIVKKAFFEFSNTHRFRKHILNACLSEFFIKLLRKHEHQLIVPAFKHIDNSDNVIYILRYLQEHYDTVTLKQLSAFFNYSERQIQRIIERATGMGFLENIQLQRMKKAEQLLINSRLSIDEISEKVGYLSTNNFRRIFSRMHKMTPKEYRKKHLLRVSCDKNMDKNISMC